The Xiphophorus couchianus chromosome 5, X_couchianus-1.0, whole genome shotgun sequence genome includes a region encoding these proteins:
- the LOC114144128 gene encoding intelectin-like produces the protein MLSRTLLFLGIFLILENGSPIDVFPQEVPEATDLPGGIMEDTENLTRTNFEQLHRMSDRFKYIARSCKEILDNHSEREDGIYYLTTANGMKYQTFCDMNTAGGGWTLVASVHENSIYGRCTVGDRWSSQQGNNPNLPDGDGNWSNRNTFGLVESATSDDYKNPGYYDIAAEDVSVWHVPNNFPMEHWNLAAILRYHTENRFLRLYGGNLFNLFKQFPVRYNVGSCSNRGPAIPIVYDHGNMESTRNLYGPSSRKEFDPGFITFRAINNELGAMAICSGVKPRGCNSEHYCIGGGGYFHPDQCGDFPSFDWDRLGRDQGWSASKEMTESAVLLFYR, from the exons ATGCTTAGCCGTACTCTCttatttttggggatttttctGATCTTGGAGAATGGATCGCCTATAGATGTCTTTCCACAAGAAG TACCTGAAGCAACTGACCTCCCTGGAGGTATCATGGAAGACACAGAGAACCTCACCAGGACAAACTTTGAACAGCTGCATAGAATGAGCGACAGATTCAAATACATTGCACGGAGCTGTAAAGAAATTCTGGATAATCACAGTGAACGAGAAG ATGGGATATACTACCTGACCACAGCTAATGGGATGAAATATCAGACTTTCTGCGACATGAACACTGCTGGAGGTGGCTGGACTCTGGTGGCCAGTGTCCatgaaaacagcatttatgGAAGATGCACTGTGGGTGATCGCTGGTCCAGTCAGCAGGGTAACAATCCAAATCTACCTGATGGAGATGGAAACTGGtccaacagaaacacttttggTTTAGTAGAAAGTGCCACATCTGATGATTACAAA AATCCAGGTTACTACGACATTGCTGCTGAAGATGTGTCTGTGTGGCACGTTCCCAACAACTTCCCGATGGAGCACTGGAACCTGGCAGCCATTCTCCGCTACCACACTGAAAACAGATTCCTTCGTCTTTATGGGGGAAACCTCTTCAACCTGTTCAAG CAATTTCCAGTAAGGTACAACGTTGGCTCATGCTCCAACAGAGGACCAGCGATTCCCATTGTGTATGACCATGGAAACATGGAGTCCACCAGAAATTTATATGGACCAAGTTCAAGaa AGGAGTTTGATCCAGGCTTCATCACATTCAGAGCTATAAACAATGAACTAGGAGCCATGGCTATCTGCTCTGGGGTCAAACCCAGAGGGTGCAACTCCGAACAT TACTGCATAGGAGGAGGAGGATATTTCCACCCAGACCAATGTGGAGATTTTCCATCTTTTGACTGGGACAGGCTGGGAAGAGATCAAGGCTGGAGTGCCTCCAAGGAGATGACTGAGTCTGCAGTCCTTCTGTTTTACCGCTGA